The Pseudomonas entomophila genome segment GGATGTTGCTTGATGCGATGCATGCGGGGGCGCGGTGGGCGCCATCAAGCGCCCACGGCGGGGTATCAACGGGTGGCGGTCTTGCCATCCAGGCGGGCCTGCTCCAGCAGCAGGTTCAGTTGTGCGACCTGCTGGCGCAACTGGTCACGTTCATCCTTCAATTGGCGCAGTTCGTCACGGCGCACAGTCACGTAGAGGGTCTGGGTGGGAGTGGCAGGCATCAAGGTACCCATTGGCACACCTCGCTTGGCTGGTGACATTCAAAAGCGTAGACGCTTCAGGCGGCGCGCATTCTGAATTCTTTGCAGGCCCTTTGGAACTTTTTTGTTTATCGTTGTCACCCCGTTCGTCGGTGAACCCTCGAGCGGATCGCTGGACTAATCTGAAATCTTCAAATGTTGTCATCCAAATCCAAGGGGAGCGTCGCTACATGCAACTGGGAATCATCGGGCTGGGCCGCATGGGCGGCAATATCGCAAGGCGCCTGATGCGCGATGGCCATCGCACCGTGGTCCATGATCGCAGCCGCGAGGCTATCACCGCGTTGGAAGGCGAGGGCGCGCAAGGGGCCCACGACCTCGGCGCGCTGGTGCAGAAGCTCAAGGCGCCGCGCGCGGTGTGGGTGATGCTGCCCGCTGGCGAGCCTACCGAGCAGACCATCGCCCAACTGGCCGAGCTGCTCGAGCCGGGCGACGCGATCATCGATGGCGGCAACACCTTCTACAAGGATGACGTGCGCCGTGCCGCCGAGCTGGCCAAGCGCGGCCTGCACTACCTCGACGTCGGCACCTCTGGCGGCGTGTGGGGCCTGGACCGCGGCTATTGCATGATGATCGGTGGCGAGAAAGCGGTGTTCGAGCGTCTCGAACCCCTGTTCAAGACCCTGGCCCCCGGCGTAGGCGAAATCCCGCGCACCCAGGGCCGCACGGGCGAGCCCGAGCGTGCCGAGCACGGCTACATCCATGCCGGCCCGCCCGGTGCCGGCCACTACGTGAAAATGGTCCACAACGGCATCGAGTACGGCCTGATGCAGGCCTACGCAGAAGGCTTCGACCTGCTGCGCAGCAAGGGCGGCAACGAGCTGCCGGAAGACCAGCGCTTCGACCTCAACGTGGCGGAAATCGCCGAGGTGTGGCGCCGTGGCAGCGTGGTCACCTCCTGGCTGCTGGACCTGACCGCCGATGCGCTGGTCGCCGATCCGCAGCTCAGCGAATTCAGCGGTTCGGTCTCCGATAGCGGCGAAGGGCGCTGGACCATCGATGCCGCCGTCGAGCAGGCCGTACCGGTACCGGTGTTGTCCAGCGCGCTGTTCGCCCGCTTCCGTTCGCGCCAGCAACAGGGCACCTACGGCGACAAGATTCTCTCCGCCATGCGCCTGGGCTTTGGCGGCCACGTCGAGAAGAAGGGCGAATGACCAAGCAGACGACCCCTGCCGCGCCGCCTTGCACGCTGTTCCTGTTCGGCGCCAATGGCGACCTGGTCAAGCGCCTGCTGATGCCGGCGCTGTACAACCTGGCCCGCGATGGCCTGCTCGACCGCAACCTGCGTATCGTCGGGGTCGACCACAATCCCGCTAGCGCCGAAGCGTTCGCTGAACGCCTGCATGCCTTCATGCAGGAGCGCGACAAGGGGCATGAAGGTGATGAGCGCTGCTTCGATGCCGCGCTCTGGGAGCGCCTGGCCACGTGCATCGACTACCAGACGGGTGATTTTCTCGACCCCGAGACTTACAAGGCCTTGGCGGCGCGCATCGACGCGACCCGCCACGGCAATGCCATCTTCTACCTGGCCACCTCGCCACGCTTCTTCCCTGAGGTGGCCCAGCGCCTGGGCGCGGCCGGCCTGCTCGACGAGTCCGCTGGCGGTTTTCGCCGGGTGGTGGTGGAGAAGCCCTTCGGCACCGACCTGGCCAGCGCCGAGGCGCTCAACGCTTGCCTGCTCAAGGTGATGAGCGAGCGGCAGATCTACCGTATCGACCATTACCTCGGTAAAGAGACGGTACAGAACATCCTGGTCAGCCGTTTCTCCAACGGCCTGTTCGAGGCGTTCTGGAACAACCACTACATCGATCACGTGCAGATCACCGCCGCCGAGACCGTCGGCGTCGAGACCCGTGGCGCCTTCTACGACAGTACCGGCGCCCTGCGCGACATGGTGCCCAACCACCTGTTCCAGTTGCTGGCCATGGTGGCGATGGAGCCGCCGGCTGCGTTCGGCGCCGACGCCGTGCGTGGCGAAAAGGCCAAGGTGATCGGTGCCATCCGCCCCTGGTCGGCGAAGATGGCCTTGAAGAACTCCGTGCGCGGCCAGTACACCGCGGGCAAGCAACTGCCCGGCTACCGTGAAGAACCTAATGTCGACAAGGACAGCCAGACCGAAACCTATGTCGCGCTCAAGGTGATGATCGATAACTGGCGCTGGGCCGGGGTGCCGTTCTACCTGCGTACCGGCAAACGCATGAGCGTGCGCGACACCGAGATCGCCATCTGCTTCAAACCTGCGCCCTATGCCCAGTTCCGCGAAAGCGAGCTGGAGCGGCCCAAGCCCAACTACCTGAAGATCCAGATCCAGCCCAACGAGGGTATGTGGTTCGACCTGCAGGCCAAGCGTCCGGGGCCGGAACTGGTGATGGAGAATGTCGAGCTGGGGTTCGCCTACAAGGACTTCTTCAAGATGACCCCGGCGACCGGTTATGAAACCCTGATCTACGACTGCCTCACCGGCGACCAGACCTTGTTCCAGCGCGCAGACAACATCGAGAACGGCTGGCGCGCCGTGCAGCCGTTCCTCGATGCCTGGGCTGCCGAGGGCAGCGAGGTGCACGGTTATCCGGCAGGCGAAGATGGCCCGGAGGCTGGCAACGAGTTGCTGGCGCGCGACAAGCGGGAATGGCACAAGCTGGGTTGAAGTACCTGTTCGCCGGCAAGCCGGCTCCTACAAAGTGACGCGCAACCTGTAGGCGCCGGCTTGCCGGCGAACCGCGTTCAACCGCAACGCGGCTCGCTCAGCGGAACGCCTACCCAATCCACGCATCCAACACTCCGAGTGCCCGCCACCAGGAGCCCAGATGCCCGCCCTGATCGAAGACTACGCCCTCATCGGCAACTGCCGCAGCGCCGCCCTGATCAACCGCGACGGTGCCCTTGATTGGCTTTGCCTGCCGCGCTTCGATGCCCCGGCCGTGTTCGCCGCCCTGCTGGGCAACGAAGAAAACGGCCGCTGGCGGCTGGCCCCCAGCGACCCCGTCGAACACACCTCGCGTCAATACCTCGAAGACACCCTGGTACTGGAAACCAGCTGGACCACTGCCAGCGGCCATGCCCGGGTGCTCGACTGCATGCCCTTGGGCGATGGCAACGCGGTGCTGCGCATCGTCGAAGGCCTGGTCGGCGAAACCGCGTTCGAGATGGATTTGGTGCTGCGCTTCGACTACGGCCGCAGCGTGCCCTGGGTGGAAAAGCTCGACCCGCTGACCCTCAGCGCCGTCGCCGGCCCCGATCGCCTGATCCTGCGCGGTACCACCGAAACGCACGGCCGCGACCAACACAGCGTCACGCGGTTTCGCGTCCGCGCCGGCGAACGCCAGGTCTTCAGTCTCTGCCACCAGCCCTCGCACCTGCCTGTGCAGCCGGGCTTCGATGCCGACCACGCCCTGGCGCAGACCATCGAGCAGTGGCAGTCCTTCGCCGCCCGCTGCCCCGACATAGGCCCCCACACCGCCCTGGTGCGTCGCTCATTACTGACGCTCAAGGCCATGACCTACGCACCCACCGGCGGTATGGTCGCCGCCGTTACTACCTCGCTGCCCGAGCGGGTCGGCGGGGAGCGCAACTGGGACTACCGCTATTGCTGGTTGCGCGACGCCACCATGACCCTGCTGGCGTTCATGAGCCTCGGTTACTTCGACGAAGCCCAGGCCTGGCGCGAATGGTTGCTGCGCTCGGTGGCCGGCAACCCCGAGCAGATGCAGATCATGTATGGCCTGGCGGGGGAGCGCGACCTGCCCGAGTTCACCTTGCCCTGGCTGGCGGGCTACGAGCGCTCGCAGCCCGTGCGCGTGGGCAATGCCGCCTCCGCGCAGCGCCAGCTCGACATCTACGGCGAACTCGCCGATGCCATGGCCCAGGCGATCAAGGGTGGCCTGCCACGTCACCCGCGCAGCGCTGCCATCTCCCGGGCGATCCTGCCCTATGTGGAGCGCATCTGGCGCGAGCCCGACGAAGGCCTGTGGGAGGTGCGCGGTGGCCGCCAGCACTTCGTCCACTCCAAGGTCATGGCCTGGGTCGCCTTCGACCGCGCGGCGGGGCTGGCCGACACCACCGAGGACGGTCGCGAGCACAGCCGCCACTATCGCCAGGTGGCCGACGAGATTCATCGCGAGGTCTGCGCCCTTGGTCTGGACACCCAGGGCAGGTTCTTCGTGCAGGCCTACGGTTCGGCCGAACTCGACGCCAGTCTATTGCAGATCGCACTGACCGGGTTCCTGCCGGCCGATGATCCCAGGTTCCTGCACACCCTCGAGCAAATCGAGCGGCGGTTGCTACGCAACGGGCTGCTGCTGCGCTATGACAGCGACAGCTGCAGTGACGGCCTGACGCCGGGAGAGGGGACGTTTCTGGTGTGTTCGTTCTGGCTGGCGGATGTGTATGTGCTGTTGGGGCGGCGGGAGGAAGCGCAGGCGTTGTATGCGCGGTTGACGGGGTTGTGCAACGACGTCGGGTTGCTGGCCGAGCAGTACGACCCGGTGGGCAAGCGCATGCTGGGGAATTTTCCGCAGGCGTTCAGCCATGTCGGGATCATTAACACGGCGTTGAACCTGCACCGGGCACAGTGCCCGGTGCGGGATCGGGTAAAAATGTGATTGAGGCGTGCAGCGTTACGCTTGAAGCATGGAGTTGAAGCCAGACCTTCAGGTGAGGTTATCTGGGATGGCTTCGATATCACTGATTTCCAGAACGGCCTTGGCATGCTTGAGTCGGCCTGTGACGCTGATGCTCACTTCACTGGCAAAATGTTCGACGACGTCGTCGTACAAGGTATCGCTGAAGGCGCATTTGAGTTCGGTTTCCGCGTCGGGACGACTGCGAAGTATGAACGTGAGGTTATCCTTATCCAGCTCTCGAATCTTGCCGCTGGTCTTCATGAGCTGATGCCTTGATGTCTGATGCCGTGCCAGGGTTTCACTGATCAGCTTTCGATGGGCGCGGGTGAGGCGAAACACGTGATTGTTGCTGATCAACTGACCACGAAGTTCGGCAGACTCCACTTGGCCATGGGTGGGGGGCGTTAGGTCCTTGAGGGCCTCCAGTACGGACAGTTCGGGTTCGCCACCTGATTGGTCGACGAGCCAGCGTAACCCGTTTTCGAGTACCTGTGCACTTTGGGTATAAGTGCTGATGCCCGGAACTTGCAAGTCCAATTGCTCGGGGCTGGGTGTGGAGAAGGATACTTCGAAACTGTTGTAGGCAAATCGCGTTGCCGGAAGGTCATACGATTTCCTGAAGCTTTCTTCCGGCCTTCCCTGGGCAATGCTCTGGGTGATGGTTTCCAGGATTTTCTTCAACGCATTTGCAGGGCTGTTCACTGCGCGCGCAATGACACTGGCGGGGACCGAGCCCTCTTTCAATCCTTGCCCTATCAAGCGATACGATAGTAGCGGCATGTGCTCCGGGCAAAGCGTGGCGTGGGGCTCTGGTTTGAACTTGGCGGGTACTTCATCCAGGCTTTCGAGATGCCAGGCTCTTGACGGCGACATGTCATAGCGCAGGTCTACAGCCCAGAGCCAGCTCTGCTTGAGCAGGTCATGCACCGATTTATGTCCGCACTTCAACTGCTGGATCAGCAAGGCGCTGCTTGGGGTAACCAGGTAGCGAATCAGTTTATCGTCCCGGTCTTCCTTGCTTTCGTACCAAAAGCGCAGGAAGCCATCCTGGTCAAGGGTGGTGAAGATCTTGGGGCCATCGAACTCGTAAAGAACCTCTGCGATTTGCAGGTCTTCAAAAGGTTGGGTACTGATGGCGGGTGAGGTGATGGGCCACAGCATGTTCAGGCCTCCACTGCCTTGAAGAGCACGCTGCGCTCGAGATCTTTGCGCGGCCACCAAGTCATGTGCCGAGGATTGCTTTTAGTGGGGGTGTTCATGGTTTTGCCGTGACTAGGGTCAAGTTGGGCGGCAACGATATGTTCTCCAAGCGAGGGGAACAAGGATTGCTGATGGCTGCAACTGGCGAAGTCGGGAAATACGGAAAGCCCGTGACGTGTGCATGCAAGATCGCCAGTTGCATTGACTGCGCGGCCACGCTCCGCCTGTGAGAGGCAATCCTGTTGGTCCACGGGGTTGTTGGGGGAAACCATGTAAATAGTTCCAGAGCAGCTCACGGCATTTGGCAGCGGGCAGTTTTCGGGTAGCCCATCGGGGAAAATCATTGGTGCGTCCTTTCGTGTCTGGCAGTTTAGGTCTGTAGCAGCGGAGCGTCCATGCGGCTCGACTCGATGGTTGGAAGCGTTTCGCAGGGCGTACTGTGTGAAGCCTCTATCGTAGGTGGGAATCGATGAGCTTGGGAACTGAGTCCGAACTCATTTTCTGCTTTGTTTTCTGTGGTCAGTTTCCCAAATATTGAGGGTACAAGCGGTCGCTGGAGGATGGTTTAGCGTGGTTGTTTATGCGCAAGTTGCTGGCTGGCCCGCAACAGCCATGAACGCTCAGGCCGGCTCGCCGATGCATCACCAGTGCTGTCACATCCTTGCACCATCAGCGCCACGCGGCTGTTCCAGGCAACCTGAAAACACAAAGCCCGGGGCGAAACCCCGGGCTTTGTCATTTACACCTGCCCCATGTGTCAGGCCAGTGCTTCACGCTCGCTGCTGGCGACCTTGGTATGGCGCAAGGTCGGGATCAGGAAGGCGATGGCCAGCACGCAGGCGCTCACCAGCAGTACGAAGCCGCCGTCCCAGCCGAAGTGGTCGACGGTGTAGCCCATCGCCGCGCTCGCCGCGACCGAACCGCCGAGGTATCCGAACAGGCCGGTGAAGCCGGCCGCGGTGCCAGCGGCTTTCTTCGGTGCCAGCTCCAGCGCCTGCAGGCCGATCAGCATGACCGGCCCGTAGATCAGAAAACCGATGGAGAACAGCGCGATCATGTCGATGGTCGGGTTGCCCGGCGGGTTGAGCCAGTACACCAGGGTGGCGACGGTCACCAGCGCCATGAACACGATGCCGGTCAGGCCACGGTTGCCACGGAAGATCTTGTCGGACATCCAGCCGCACAGCAGGGTGCCGGGGATGCCGGCCCACTCATAGAAGAAGTACGCCCACGAGGTAGTATCGACGCTGAAGTGCTTGGCCTCTTTCAGGTAGGTCGGCGCCCAGTCCAGCACGCCGTAGCGCAGCAGGTAGACGAACACGTTGGCCAGGGCGATGTACCACAGCAGTTTGTTGCGCAGCACGTACTCGACGAAAATCTGCTTGGCGCTGAACTCCTGCTCGTGGCTCTCGTCGTAGCCTTCGGGGTAGTCGTTCTTGTACTGCTCAACCGGTGGCAAACCGACCGATTGCGGGGTGTCGCGCATCATGGCGAAGGCGAACACGGCCACCAGCACCGCCACGGCGGCAGGCACGTAGAAGGCCGCGTGCCAGTCGTTGGTCCAGCCCAGGCCCAGCAGGAACAGCGGGCCAATCAGGCCGCCGCCGACGTTGTGGGCGACGTTCCAAACCGACACCACACCGCCGCGTTCTTTCTGCGACCACCAGTGCACCATGGTTCGCCCGCTCGGTGGCCAGCCCATGCCCTGGGCCCAGCCGTTGATGAACAGCAGCACGAACATGATTGCCACGCTGGAGGTGGCCCAATGCGCGAAACCGAAAATGAACATCACCCCGGCCGAGATCAACAGGCCAAAAGGCAGGAAGTAGCGCGGGTTGGAACGGTCCGAGACCAGCCCCATGAGGAACTTGGACAGGCCGTAGGCAATGGCGATGGCCGAGATGGCCAGGCCCAGCTGGCCACGGGTATAGCCCTCTTCCTCGATGAGGTAGGGCATGGCCAGGGAGAAGTTCTTGCGCAGCAGGTAGTAGCCGGCATAGCCGAAGAAGATCCCGGCGAAGATCTGCCAGCGCAGGCGGCGGTACGTGCTGTCGACGCGCTCGTCGGGCAGCGGCGCCCGGTGCGGGGCAGGGCGGAAAAAGGCAAGCATCTGAAGCTCCAAGCTTGTTATAGGTATGCGAATGCGAATATTACATTTTCGTTACAGAAAAAATATCGCTTTTATTGTGTAGGCCTGTTGGTTTGTGAACCTTTTGCCGAGTGCAGGCCTGGCTGTCGCAGCGGTGAGGGCGCGGCTATGCTGTCTAGGGCGGGGGTTGAATGGGGGATCACTTCATGGCGACGCTGGAGCGGGCTATTGCGATGGCCATCAAGGCACATGAAGGGCAGTTCGACAAAGGCGGTGCGGCTTACATCCTTCATCCGTTGCGGGTGATGGAGCGGGTGATCACCCCGGAGCAACGTATCGTCGCAGTGCTGCACGATGTACTGGAAGATACGCCGCTCACGCTGTCCGACTTGGCCCGCGAGGGTTTCCCGCTGAAGATCCTCGCTGCACTGCTGGCCCTGAGCCGCCGCGAAGGCGAAAGTTACGAGGCGTTCGTCATCCGCCTGGGCGTCGACCCCCTGGCCCGCCAGGTCAAGCTGGCGGACCTGGCTGACAACAGCGACCTGTCGCGCATTGCCCACCCGGGCCCGGCGGACATGGCACGGCTTTCCCGCTACCGGCAAGCCAGCGCCTATCTGCAGACGCTGACCTGACAGCGCTCAACCGCAGGCCTTGAGGTTGACCGGGCCGACGAACTCGTTGCCGCGGCCCATCACGCAGGCCACCTGCTGGTTGCGCTGCAGCTCCCAGGCTTGTGGTGGGTAGGTCTTGTTCCAGGCCTCGAACAGCTGTCGGTCCTGCCTGGACAAGCGCAGGTCGTACTGCTTGCTCATATAGAAGTAGGTGCGCGCGATCATGCCGCGAATCGACGGGCGTGGCATCACCTTCTTGGCCTTGAAGTCGACCTGGGTCAGGCAACTGCCGTACTGGCCATGCTGCTCGGGCAACCAGCCAAAGCTGAAGTTGCTGCGATCGCCGTTGACCTCACCGATGCTCGGTACCAGGTTGTGCAGGTCAGCCTCGGCACGCTGGTAGACCTTATCGTTGCGCGAGCAGTTCTTGCGCCCGCCGTCCTGCCAGCACTGGCGCTGGTGGCCGATCTGCCAGGCCGGGACGATGTGTTCCCACTCGATGCGCGAGGCGCGGTTGAGGTTCTTGCGTGGTTCATAGCCACAGGAGGCCAGGTCGACCTTGTTGCCCTTGTACTTGCAGCCGCAGTAGAACTCGGTGGACTGCGGCGCGTACAGCTTCCAGGCGACCTTCTTGGCCTCCTGGAAGGTGCGTGGGGCGTCGGCGTGGGCGAAAGGGGTGATCAACAGCAGGCAGGCGGTGAAAAGTGAAGCTCTCATGCGCGGTCAATCTTCCTTCGGCACGGTCCAGAAAATCTGCACGCCACCATCGTCGCGATGGGCGAGGGTGACGTTATCGTTCTCGGCGATTTCCTCGAGCAAAGTTTCCCAGTCGTCGGGCGACTCGTGCTCCAGGCGGAAGATCAGCGCGGCGCGGCTGCGCTGGGCGATCGGGCTGTTGATGATCTTCTGGATGCGCTGACCCAGTTGCTCATAACTGCTTGGCGAGGCGGAAGAGGGGTTGGCCACGGGGCTGCTCCTTGTTTTGCTGTATGTGCATACAGTATTTGACTGTAGGCCATTTCGCAACATCAGGTAGGGCGAAAGCCCCATAAGACCGTGGTAGCGGGATTGGTTCCCTGGGAGGGGTGTTCGCCGGCCAGCCGGCTCCTACGGGTGTGGCGCAATCCCCTGTAGGAGCCGGCTTTGCCGGCGAACCGGCCGCAGCAAACAACGCCTCGGCCCATTTCAAACGCCGATCAATATTCCCAGAAGATCCGCTGCAGCTCCTTGCTGTCCTGGGTCTTGGTCATCGCCACCATGGCCAGGATCCGCGCCTTCTGCGGGTTCAGGTCATGGGCCACGACCCAGTCGTTCTTGTCGTCAGGTTGCTCGGCGTTGCGCAGTACGAAACCACCCTGGTTGACGTGGGACGAGCGGATGATCTGCACGCCGTCCTTGCGCAGCTCTTGCAGGGCCGGCACCACGCGCGACGACACCGAACCGTTACCGGTACCGGCATGGATGATCGCTTTGGCGCCCCCCTGGGCCAGGGCCTTGTAGGCGGTGTCGGTGACGTTGCCGTAGCCATAGGCGATGTCCACGGCTGGCAGGCTGCTGATGGTCTTGATGTCGAACTCGGAGTTCAGCGTGTGGCGCTTGGCCGGCAGGCGGAAGAAGTACGACTTGCCTTCCACGACCATGCCCAGCGGGCCCCACTGGCTCTTGAAGGCTTCGGTCTTGATGTTGACCGCCTTGCTCACGTCGCGACCCGACTGGATCTCGTCGTTCATCGTTACCAGCACGCCCTTGCCGCGGGCATCCTTGCTGCTGGCCACGGCCACGGCGTTGTACAGGTTGAGCATGCCGTCGGCGGACATGGCGGTGCCGGGGCGCATGGAGCCGACCACGATGATTGGCTTGTCGGTCTTCTCTACCAGGTTGAGGAAGTAGGCGGTCTCTTCCAGGGTGTCGGTGCCGTGGGTGATGACGATGCCATCGACATCCTTGCTGTCGGCCAGTTCGGCGACGCGCTTGCCCAGTTTCAGCAAGTCGTCGTTGCCGATGCTTTCGGAGGCGATCTGCATCACCTGCTCGCCGCGAACGTTAGCCAGGTCCTGCAGCTCCGGCACCCCGGCGATCAACTTGTCGATGCCCAGTTTGGCCGCCTGGTAGGTGGCGCTGTTGGCGGCGCTGGCGCCAGCGCCGGCGATGGTGCCGCCGGTGGCCAGGATCACCACGTTGGCAAGCTTCTGTTGTTGCGCGGCTTCCTTGGCGGAAACCGAGGTTGGCAGGACCAGCAGCAGGGCCAGGGCGCCCGGTGCGAAGGTCTGGAATGCGGATTTCATCATTTCTGCTTCTCTCTTCCTGGGTGAGATGTGCGTTATGTCGCACTTCTGGCAAGGCAGATTTCGTACCAGCAACTACCGCTCGTCGTATTTCATCTTCAAATCCCCTGAAAGGACTGGGGGTATCAGGAGCTGACCAGAAAGTCATCAAGGTCACGCAGGTTCGGTTTTCCGAACAGCTTCAGGAAAAGTTGTTCGGTTTTCCGGATAAATTGCGGATAATCCGACCGGCGTAGTCAGGGGCGGCCTGCGCATGGATTTGACAAAAGCGGCGCCTGTTTCCATAGTTGCTCACCGCAAACGTTTGCGATCCGATAAAAACCACAAGATTCGGAGTCATTTCCATGAAACTGCCGTTCTCCGGCCGTCCGTTGGCCCTTGCCGTACTGTCTTCGCTGATCTTCTCCATGTCCGCCGCCCACGCCGAGAACACGCCCGGCGCGCCCAAAGTTGCCCTGGTGATGAAATCCCTGGCCAACGAGTTCTTCCGCACCATGGAAGACGGCGCCAAGGCCTACCAGAAAGAACACCCGAACGACTTCGAGCTGGTGGCCAACGGTATCAAGGACGAGACCGACACCGGCAACCAGATCCGCATCGTCGAGCAGATGATCGCCACCGGCGCCAAGGCGCTGGTCATCGCCCCGGCTGACTCCAAGGCGCTGGTGCCGGTAATCAAGAAGGCCATGGACGCCGGCATCACCGTGGTCAACATCGACAACCGCCTCGACCCCGAGGTGCTCAAGAGCAAGGGCATCAGCGTACCGTTCGTAGGCCCGGACAACCGCAAGGGCGCGCGCCTGGTCGGCGACTACCTCGCCCAGCAGAAGCTCAAGGCCGGTGATCAGGTCGGGATCATCGAAGGTGTGCCGACCACCACTAACGCCCAGCAGCGCACCGCCGGTTTCAAGGACGCCATGGAAGCCTCGCAGATGAAGATCGTCTCGGTGCAGTCCGGCAACTGGGAGATCGACAAGGGCAACGCCGTGGCCGCCTCGATGCTCAACGAATACCCCGAACTGAAGGCGCTGCTGGCCGGCAACGACAGCATGGCCCTGGGCGCGGTCTCGGCGGTGCGCGCCGCCGGCAAGACTGGCCAGGTGCAGGTGGTCGGCTACGACAACATCAATGCCATCAAACCGATGCTCAAGGACGGCCGCGTGCTGGCCACCCTCGACCAGGCGGCCAGCGAGCAGGCGGTGTTCGGCATCCAGGCGGCGTTGAAGATGCTCAAGGGCGAGAAGCCCGACGTGGATGCCGACAACGTCATCCAGACCCCGGTCAAACTGATCACCGAGTGACTGTAGGCGCGGCTGAAGCCGCGATGCAGGCATTGCGGTGCCTGGCACCCGCTTTGCGGGTGATCGCGGCTGAAGCCGCTCCTACAAAGGCGGTATGTCTATCTAGGAGTAATGGCCATGTCATTA includes the following:
- a CDS encoding sugar ABC transporter substrate-binding protein translates to MKLPFSGRPLALAVLSSLIFSMSAAHAENTPGAPKVALVMKSLANEFFRTMEDGAKAYQKEHPNDFELVANGIKDETDTGNQIRIVEQMIATGAKALVIAPADSKALVPVIKKAMDAGITVVNIDNRLDPEVLKSKGISVPFVGPDNRKGARLVGDYLAQQKLKAGDQVGIIEGVPTTTNAQQRTAGFKDAMEASQMKIVSVQSGNWEIDKGNAVAASMLNEYPELKALLAGNDSMALGAVSAVRAAGKTGQVQVVGYDNINAIKPMLKDGRVLATLDQAASEQAVFGIQAALKMLKGEKPDVDADNVIQTPVKLITE